TATAAGACGTCGCTCGCGGTGCTCGAGAAGGGCGGGATCCCGCTCGTGCTCGGCGGAGATCACTCCCTGGCGGCCGGCTCGGTGGCGGCCACGGCCGACTTCATCCGCCGGTACGACAAGCCGCTGGGACTGATCTGGGTCGACGCGCACGGCGACATGAACACGCCGGCGACGTCGGGCAGCGGCAACGTCCACGGCATGCCGCTCGCCGCGCTGCTCGGCTCCGAGCCGGCGGAGCTCGCCCGCATCGGCGGCTTCTCCCCCAAGGTGACGCCCGACCGCACCGTGCTCATCGGCATCCGCAACCTCGACGAGCGCGAGAAGGGCCGGATCCGCGAGTCCGGCGTCCACGTGTTCACCATGAAGGACATCGATCGCCACGGCATCGCGCAGACGGTCGAACAGGCGATCGCCATCGCCGGCCGCGACGCAGGAGGGCTCCACGTGTCGTTCGATCTCGACGTGTGCGATCCGGCGATCGCGCCGGGCGTCGGCACGCCGGTGAAGGGAGGCCTCGACTATCGCGAGGCGCACATGGTCATGGAAATGGTCGCCGACTCCGGCCTGCTGCGGGCGCTCGACCTGGTCGAAGTGAACCCCGTGCTCGACGACCGCAACATGACGGCAATCCTCGGCGCGGAACTGGCGTCTTCGGCGCTCGGACAGCGAATACTCTGAGGCAGACGCGAATCCCTAATCCCTGATCGCTGATCCCGAATCCCGAATCCCGAATCGCGGATCGCGGATCCCGAATCGCGCATCGGCCAGCAAAGCGCGAGCGCAACGGAGCGGCAAGAAATGACCCGGGTGGGGATCGAACCCACGACCCTGTGATTAAAAGTCTCACCGAACTCATTGCACCTGATGTTCCCTCGGTTTTACGCGGTCGAACTTCCCGCGCCGTGCCATCCTGTGCCCGATTTTTCCCGCGTTTCACGGCGGCCGTTGCAAGCCGTTGCAAAGCGGCTCGCCGCTCGTCGTGCTTACGCATGATGTCGCCCTGGCCGATCGTGTGCGCCTGCAGGTATGTCGAGGTCTGCGAAAGGTTCGCATGACCGAGCCACGCCTGGATAGTCGTCAACGGTAGGTGAGGCAGATCGACCGCCTCATGACGACGATTCCTCGATCGTCAAAACAGGACCTCACAATCCGATGGCCTGTCGCGGCGCGCGATCTGCGGGGGACCCTACGCCGCCGGTAGTCCGCTCAGCGGCCACCCTCGACGCTACTTGCGGGTAAAAAAGACGTCGTACACTTGGCGATACCGCAACTGTTCTTCTTCGGGTCCCTTGGCTTTATTCCGACCGGGCGCCGTCCGCACGTGAACCCAACCCATATAGCGGAACTCGTTACCGTGCCCGTCTCGACGCTTGTGGTCGCTGTACGACAGCCCTATGTCCGTTATCTTTTCGCCAACTGGACGAAGCTCATTGGGTTCGCTGATGCCGTTGTGATTGCGATCGGTCCACAGAAGGAGCCGGGCGAACAACGGGTCCTCAGACGACACCGATGCACGCTCCCGCCCGCCGTTCTCTGCAAGATTCATTCGCCGCAGCGCCGCAAACCCATTCCCGACCCCCGGCAGCGTGAAGTTGCCAAACAGCTCGCGACCGCTGGTAATCCGGCCATCGCCGTCGCGATCTAGCGCGAGAAAAGCCACCTCGCTATCTGCTTCCGTCCATCCCGTCCATTCAAGCGCGCCGTCTGAGTTCAGGTCGAACAATACACCCTGCGCTGCAGAGGTCAGTTTGTAGGCGCTGTCGCCTCCAGTCGCGATAACGATCGGCGACCCCTCACCGTCAGGGTTGTACTCGCAGGGACCATCAGGTTCAATCCAGTTATTGTACGCCGCTTCGCAGGCCTCTTCGGGATCCGGCTCACCCGCGTTCAACAGGGCTGGTGGATCTGTCGGCGCGATGTC
This genomic interval from Vicinamibacterales bacterium contains the following:
- the rocF gene encoding arginase; this encodes MARPVHIIGVSLDLGGNRRGVDMGPSAFRIAGLGERLTGLGMTVADAGDLVAPIPETKAFGDPSKKYIREIARVCERLYKTSLAVLEKGGIPLVLGGDHSLAAGSVAATADFIRRYDKPLGLIWVDAHGDMNTPATSGSGNVHGMPLAALLGSEPAELARIGGFSPKVTPDRTVLIGIRNLDEREKGRIRESGVHVFTMKDIDRHGIAQTVEQAIAIAGRDAGGLHVSFDLDVCDPAIAPGVGTPVKGGLDYREAHMVMEMVADSGLLRALDLVEVNPVLDDRNMTAILGAELASSALGQRIL